DNA from Arthrobacter sp. PvP023:
ACGTCGTCCGACTCCGCGGCCGCGTCTCCGAAGAACACACGCTGGCCCGTCGCGGCTCCGAGAAGCTGTGGAAGCAGCTGACCGAAGAGCACAAGACCGGCGGCTACACCAACGCCCTCGGCGCCCTGACCGGCAACCAGGCCGTGCAGCAGGTCAAGGCCGGACTCCGCGCCATCTACCTCTCCGGCTGGCAGGTTGCCGCGGACGCCAACAACTCCGGCCACACGTACCCGGACCAGTCGCTGTACCCGGCCAACTCCGTTCCCACGGTGGTCCGCCGCATCAACAACGCCCTCCTCCGCGCCGACCAGATCGAGTTCTCCGAAGGCATCCAGACCGTCGAGGACTGGATGGTGCCGATCGTCGCTGACGCTGAGGCCGGCTTCGGCGGCCCGCTGAACGCCTACGAGCTCATGAAATCCATGATCCAGGCCGGCGCCTCAGGCGTTCACTGGGAGGACCAGCTCGCTTCGGAGAAGAAGTGCGGCCACCTCGGCGGCAAGGTGCTCATCCCCACCCAGCAGCACGTCCGCACCCTGAACGCGGCCCGCCTGGCCGCCGACGTCGCCGGCACGCCGTCCGTGGTCATCGCACGCACCGACGCCGAGGCCGCAACCCTGATCACCTCCGACGTCGACGAGCGCGACCAGGAATTCATCCTCCGCGAAGGCGGACAGCCGGTCCGCACCCCGGAAGGCTTCTACAAGGTCCGCAACGGCATCGAACCCTGCATCGCCCGCGCCAAGGCCTATGCCCCGTACTCCGACCTCATCTGGATGGAGACGGGCACCCCGGACCTCGAACTTGCCCGCAAGTTCGCCGAAGCCGTCAAGGCCGAGTTCCCGGACCAGATGCTCTCCTACAACTGCTCGCCGTCGTTCAACTGGCGCAAGCACCTGGACGACGCCACCATCGCCAAGTTCCAGCGTGAACTTGGCGCCATGGGCTTCACGTTCCAGTTCATCACCCTGGCAGGATTCCACGCCCTGAACTACTCGATGTTCGACCTCGCCCACGGCT
Protein-coding regions in this window:
- the aceA gene encoding isocitrate lyase, which translates into the protein MTAAFEPTQQTPEQQAAALELEWAANPRWEGVTRDYKATDVVRLRGRVSEEHTLARRGSEKLWKQLTEEHKTGGYTNALGALTGNQAVQQVKAGLRAIYLSGWQVAADANNSGHTYPDQSLYPANSVPTVVRRINNALLRADQIEFSEGIQTVEDWMVPIVADAEAGFGGPLNAYELMKSMIQAGASGVHWEDQLASEKKCGHLGGKVLIPTQQHVRTLNAARLAADVAGTPSVVIARTDAEAATLITSDVDERDQEFILREGGQPVRTPEGFYKVRNGIEPCIARAKAYAPYSDLIWMETGTPDLELARKFAEAVKAEFPDQMLSYNCSPSFNWRKHLDDATIAKFQRELGAMGFTFQFITLAGFHALNYSMFDLAHGYAREGMSAYVELQEKEFASESRGYTATKHQREVGTGYFDDIATALNPNASTLALVGSTEEGQFH